From a single Arachis hypogaea cultivar Tifrunner chromosome 3, arahy.Tifrunner.gnm2.J5K5, whole genome shotgun sequence genomic region:
- the LOC112791263 gene encoding uncharacterized protein: protein MGTANSKPQKNEALTLCRDRNRFIKVAVDSRYALAAAHVSYIQSLRNVGIALRRYSEAEVLVESSLSISDKTPSQCSYLSPSSPPSHLAEVEVDASDSPLPEFHSPLSPPVTTLSYMRSGGNASVTVRVNACGGDSFLDDESNVFTMPPPPPPLPESGESWDFFDPVEDNESFRFVGHATSECFHEEEGGSTVFGAARDQWLGVGSDRNGAMKLNSDEKHSRNFGGVTKENEYGSSYGHCSDHSVVSRGVGGSKQVADVGVKQLESTSNGGVMKENVVGNGGVGRSSSKTEKNIDGKDLCAEREDPSEFITHRAKDFLSSIKDIEHRFARASESGREVLRLLEANKIMVGYSEAKGKSSAAALITSVQPACCGRKTTPIFQEPAQKIISWRRTASSRSSSSRNPLTPRSKEDIDDSGSDFAEEFCMIAGSHSSTLDRLYAWERKLYDEVKASESIRKNYDRKCSQLRHQFAKDQSTHVIDKTRSVVKDLHSRIIVAIYSVDTISKRIESIRDEELYPQLFELIEGLTRMWKAMLECHHAQYITISLAYHSRSSTGTLQGEVRRDILVQLHEEIEIFGLSFANWINSHTSYVEAVNGWLQNCILHPRERSKSRRPFSPRRVLAPPIFVLCRDWSVGIKALPSEELSQAIRNFLSDLHHLMEHQNDQLLKKQNASEGSTAEAESKTIEDNEDESANLCCIQASLTKLLDRLTKFSEASLKMYEDIRQKSEAARTAYHNCRTMRADKC from the exons ATGGGTACTGCAAACTCCAAACCCCAAAAGAACGAAGCTTTGACCCTCTGCAGGGATCGCAACCGATTCATCAAGGTCGCCGTTGATTCCAGGTATGCTCTCGCCGCCGCACACGTTTCTTACATTCAATCTCTTCGAAACGTTGGCATTGCTCTCCGGAGGTACTCTGAAGCTGAGGTCTTGGTGGAGTCCTCTCTCTCAATTTCAGATAAAACCCCATCTCAATGTAGCTACCTTTCTCCATCATCACCACCGTCACATCTTGCTGAGGTAGAGGTTGATGCTTCTGACTCACCATTGCCAGAATTTCATAGTCCCCTTTCCCCTCCTGTGACTACACTCAGTTACATGAGGTCAGGGGGGAATGCTTCTGTCACTGTTAGGGTCAATGCTTGTGGGGGTGACAGTTTTTTGGATGATGAATCCAATGTGTTCACAATGCCCCCACCACCACCTCCTCTTCCCGAGTCAGGTGAATCTTGGGATTTCTTTGACCCTGTGGAGGACAATGAGAGCTTCAGGTTTGTAGGGCATGCTACTAGTGAATGTTTCCATGAAGAGGAGGGTGGTTCAACTGTGTTTGGAGCTGCTAGGGATCAATGGTTAGGTGTTGGTTCGGATAGAAATGGCGCGATGAAACTGAACTCGGATGAGAAGCATAGTAGAAATTTTGGTGGTGTTACAAAGGAAAATGAGTATGGCAGTTCGTATGGACACTGTTCTGATCATTCAGTAGTTTCTAGAGGAGTTGGAGGTAGCAAGCAAGTGGCTGATGTGGGAGTGAAGCAGCTAGAATCAACTAGCAATGGGGGTGTCATGAAAGAGAATGTAGTAGGCAATGGTGGTGTTGGAAGGTCCAGTTCAAAGACGGAGAAGAACATAGATGGTAAAGATTTGTGTGCGGAAAGAGAGGATCCATCAGAGTTCATCACTCACAGAGCTAAAGATTTTCTCTCAAGCATAAAGGATATAGAGCACCGGTTCGCTCGAGCTTCTGAGTCTGGCAGGGAGGTGTTGAGGCTGTTAGAGGCAAATAAAATCATGGTTGGATATTCGGAGGCAAAAG GGAAGTCATCCGCTGCGGCTTTGATCACATCTGTCCAGCCTGCTTGTTGTGGCAGAAAGACTACACCTATCTTCCAGG AACCTGCACAGAAAATTATTAGCTGGAGGCGAACAGCATCTTCTCGGTCATCCTCATCTAGGAACCCTTTGACACCAAGATCGAAGGAAGACATTGATGACAGTGGAAGTGACTTTGCTGAAGAATTCTGCATGATTGCGGGAAGCCATTCATCCACCCTTGACAGACTGTATGCCTGGGAGCGAAAACTCTATGATGAAGTAAAG GCTAGTGAATCCATCAGGAAGAACTATGATCGAAAATGTAGCCAGCTTAGACATCAATTTGCAAAAGATCAAAGCACTCATGTGATTGACAAAACCCGGTCTGTTGTAAAGGATCTGCATTCACGTATAATAGTGGCTATTTATTCTGTTGATACCATATCTAAACGAATTGAGAGCATCAGGGATGAAGAGTTGTACCCACAACTTTTTGAATTAATAGAAGG ATTAACCAGGATGTGGAAGGCCATGCTGGAATGCCATCATGCACAGTACATCACCATCTCCTTGGCATATCATTCTAGGAGCTCAACAGGAACCTTGCAAGGCGAGGTGCGCAGAGATATATTGGTGCAGCTTCATGAAGAAATTGAGATTTTTGGTCTGAGCTTTGCTAACTGGATTAACAGCCACACCTCGTATGTGGAAGCTGTCAATGGATGGCTGCAAAACTGCATACTGCATCCAAGGGAGCGATCCAAGAGCAGAAGGCCATTCTCCCCTCGCCGAGTTTTGGCGCCACCCATATTTGTTCTTTGCCGCGATTGGTCTGTTGGGATCAAGGCTTTGCCCTCTGAGGAACTAAGTCAAGCAATCAGAAACTTCTTGTCTGATCTTCACCACCTAATGGAGCACCAAAATGATCAACTTCTCAAGAAACAGAACGCGTCTGAGGGAAGCACTGCTGAAGCTGAGAGTAAAACCATTGAAGACAATGAAGACGAATCTGCAAATTTGTGCTGCATACAGGCCAGCCTAACCAAATTACTTGATAGACTGACCAAATTTTCTGAGGCATCGTTGAAGATGTATGAAGATATCAGGCAAAAAAGTGAAGCAGCTCGAACTGCATATCATAACTGCAGAACTATGAGGGCCGACAAATGTTAA